The Streptomyces hundungensis genome contains the following window.
GACCGGTGGTCTTGGTGACCTTGGCCGTGGCGCTCTTGAGGCTGGGGCCGACTTCCTCGACGTCCAGCTCGTAGACCGTGCGCTTGACGCCCTCGCGGTCCTCGTACGACCGCTGCCTCAGCCGGCCCTGCACGACTACGCGCATGCCTCGCTGAAGCGACTCCGCGACGTTCTCCGCCGCCTGACGCCAGACCGAGCAGGTCAGGAACAGGCTTTCGCCGTCCTTCCACTCATTGGTCTGACGGTCGAAGGTGCGGGGAGTGGACGCGACACGGAACTTCGCGACGGCCGCACCGGAGGGGGTGAAGCGCAGCTCGGGGTCGTCGACGAGATTGCCGACGACCGTGATGACGGTCTCGCCTGCCATGGGTGAACCTCTCGGCGGGGATTGCTGCTGGCTGCTGTGTTGCTACTCGGACCCGATTACCTCTGAGCGAAAGCTCAGTGGGTCTCGGGACGGAGGACCTTGGTCCG
Protein-coding sequences here:
- a CDS encoding single-stranded DNA-binding protein, which gives rise to MAGETVITVVGNLVDDPELRFTPSGAAVAKFRVASTPRTFDRQTNEWKDGESLFLTCSVWRQAAENVAESLQRGMRVVVQGRLRQRSYEDREGVKRTVYELDVEEVGPSLKSATAKVTKTTGRGGQGGYGGGGQQQGGGSWGGAPSGGQPAGGGAPADDPWASSAPAGGGQPQQGGNGGGGWGGSSGGGYSDEPPF